The following are encoded in a window of Sphaerisporangium siamense genomic DNA:
- a CDS encoding bifunctional methylenetetrahydrofolate dehydrogenase/methenyltetrahydrofolate cyclohydrolase — MSAQILDGKATAAKIKSDLARRVARLTAEGVTPGLGTVLVGDDPGSQIYVAGKHRDCAEVGIASIRKDLPETATQAEVEAAIDELNADPACTGYIVQLPLPRHLDAQALIERMEPSKDADGLHPVNLGRLVHMVDAPLPCTPRGIVALLQEYGVPIKGAEVAVIGRGITVGRPLGLLLTRRTENATVTLCHTGTQDLAAHVRGADIVVAAAGVPGLITRDMVKPGAAVLDVGVSRLDGKLAGDVALEVKEVAGFFSPNPGGVGPMTRAMLLTNVVESAERRAR, encoded by the coding sequence GTGAGCGCGCAGATTCTCGATGGCAAGGCCACCGCGGCCAAGATCAAGTCCGACCTCGCGCGGCGCGTCGCCCGGCTGACCGCCGAGGGTGTCACGCCCGGTCTCGGCACGGTCCTCGTCGGGGACGACCCCGGCAGCCAGATCTACGTCGCCGGCAAGCACCGCGACTGCGCCGAGGTCGGCATCGCCTCGATCCGCAAGGACCTCCCCGAGACCGCCACGCAGGCCGAGGTCGAGGCCGCGATCGACGAGCTCAACGCCGACCCCGCCTGCACGGGCTACATCGTCCAGCTCCCGCTGCCCCGCCACCTCGACGCCCAGGCGCTGATCGAGCGCATGGAGCCGTCCAAGGACGCCGACGGCCTGCACCCGGTGAACCTGGGCCGTCTGGTCCACATGGTCGACGCCCCGCTGCCCTGCACCCCGCGCGGCATCGTGGCCCTGCTGCAGGAGTACGGCGTGCCGATCAAGGGCGCCGAGGTCGCCGTCATCGGCCGCGGCATCACCGTCGGCCGGCCGCTCGGCCTGCTGCTCACCCGGCGCACCGAGAACGCCACCGTCACCCTCTGCCACACCGGCACGCAGGACCTCGCCGCCCACGTGCGCGGGGCCGACATCGTCGTGGCCGCCGCCGGGGTGCCCGGCCTGATCACGCGCGACATGGTCAAGCCCGGCGCGGCCGTCCTGGACGTCGGGGTCTCGCGCCTCGACGGCAAGCTCGCCGGCGACGTGGCCCTGGAGGTCAAGGAGGTCGCGGGGTTCTTCTCGCCGAACCCCGGGGGCGTGGGCCCGATGACCCGCGCGATGCTCCTCACCAACGTCGTCGAGTCCGCGGAACGCCGCGCCCGCTGA
- a CDS encoding right-handed parallel beta-helix repeat-containing protein, with protein sequence MLPHQKRRARDLPWPAAWSAGWSAGWRRAGSAVFLLAALLGTALGQIPASAATLSGGAAIAPPGPVADPAPPFSLSEITITPRPSLFAPPPTGFGCGKLLLASVTLTEDLTCEGDGPIIGAANVTINLNGHTISGSGTGYGVSVGNATTGYWPGAVIRNGTIDGFAVAVYLERSTGARLVNVTNSGGRVQALLGSSLAISGSRGRCVIEGLYIQDSALTVDHCTIHGDNGLNRGNGFSFTSSRFTGGGLSIGQSDNGVITRSVLDDWSLSVYAESRGNRIHDNVFKNSETALWLGDTSVPTVVENNAFRDNSVAIEGYNFSGIVKNNEFVRNATAGIYLRNAQGVVGQISGNTFARNGRAPSGRTDPDGNPVRGDIHIGWKDDPKPITVSGNTGKRTTGWFIWAPHDSVTDGGGNHGAPCGPPPYEQHTPGGGPTVVIDPAVTCS encoded by the coding sequence GTGCTGCCACACCAGAAGAGGCGGGCGAGAGATCTCCCTTGGCCTGCAGCGTGGTCGGCGGGGTGGTCGGCGGGGTGGCGCAGAGCGGGTTCGGCCGTCTTCCTGCTCGCCGCGCTGCTCGGTACGGCACTCGGGCAGATCCCCGCGAGCGCGGCCACCTTGAGCGGGGGCGCCGCCATCGCGCCGCCCGGCCCGGTCGCCGACCCCGCGCCGCCGTTCTCCCTGTCGGAGATCACCATCACCCCCAGACCGTCCCTCTTCGCCCCTCCGCCGACCGGGTTCGGCTGCGGGAAGCTGCTGCTCGCCAGCGTCACCCTGACCGAGGACCTCACCTGCGAGGGCGACGGCCCGATCATCGGCGCGGCCAACGTCACGATCAACCTCAACGGGCACACGATCTCCGGGTCGGGCACGGGATACGGCGTCAGCGTCGGCAACGCCACCACCGGCTACTGGCCGGGCGCCGTCATCCGCAACGGCACGATCGACGGCTTCGCCGTCGCGGTGTACCTGGAGCGCTCGACCGGCGCGCGGCTCGTGAACGTGACCAACTCCGGAGGCCGCGTCCAGGCGCTGCTCGGGTCGAGCCTCGCGATCAGCGGCTCGCGGGGCAGGTGCGTCATCGAAGGCCTGTACATCCAGGATTCCGCGCTGACCGTCGACCACTGCACGATTCACGGCGACAACGGCCTGAACCGGGGCAACGGATTCTCTTTCACGTCGAGCCGGTTCACCGGCGGGGGCCTCAGCATCGGCCAGTCGGACAACGGCGTCATCACCCGCAGCGTTCTCGACGACTGGTCCCTGTCCGTCTACGCCGAGAGCCGCGGCAACAGAATCCACGACAACGTGTTCAAGAACTCCGAGACCGCGCTGTGGCTCGGTGACACGTCGGTGCCGACCGTGGTCGAGAACAATGCGTTCAGGGACAACTCCGTCGCCATCGAGGGATACAACTTCAGCGGCATCGTGAAGAACAACGAATTCGTCCGCAACGCGACGGCCGGCATCTATCTGCGTAACGCCCAGGGAGTGGTGGGCCAGATCTCCGGCAACACCTTCGCGCGAAACGGCCGGGCCCCCAGCGGGCGCACGGACCCGGACGGCAACCCGGTGCGGGGGGACATCCACATCGGCTGGAAGGACGACCCCAAGCCGATCACCGTGAGCGGCAACACCGGCAAGAGGACCACCGGGTGGTTCATCTGGGCCCCGCACGACTCCGTGACCGACGGAGGCGGCAACCACGGCGCCCCCTGCGGCCCGCCGCCCTACGAACAGCACACCCCCGGCGGGGGGCCCACGGTCGTCATCGACCCGGCGGTGACCTGTAGCTGA
- the purH gene encoding bifunctional phosphoribosylaminoimidazolecarboxamide formyltransferase/IMP cyclohydrolase, which translates to MTRIAIRRALITVYDKSGLEELVRALDAAGVEIVSTGGTASKIASFGVPVTPVESLTGFPECLGGRVKTLHPRVHAGLLADGNNPSHVKQLEELEIEPFQLVVVNLYPFQQTVASGASPEECVEQIDIGGPAMIRAAAKNHGTVAVVVDPRGYGDVLRAIEEGGFTEPQRRRLAARAYAHTAAYDTAVASWFGDVYAPEDEGWPTFMGAAWQRRAVLRYGENPHQGAALYSGSEDGLANAEQLHGKEMSYNNYLDADAAWRAVWDFPEPAVAVIKHANPCGLAVGADVVEAHRKAHDCDPLSAYGGVIAVNREVTGALAEQIAPIFTEVVVAPEFSQEALAVLTTKKNIRLLRCPSGPSNTAEFRRVDGGLLVQTVDRVNAPGDDPATWELKAGAPASPEVLADLAFAWKSCRSVKSNAILLAADGATVGVGMGQVNRVDSARLAVSRAGERAAGAVGASDAYFPFPDGLQVLIDAGVKAVVEPGGSIRDEEVIEAATKAGITLYFTGTRHFFH; encoded by the coding sequence GTGACCCGCATCGCCATCCGGCGCGCGCTGATCACCGTATATGACAAGTCCGGGCTGGAGGAGCTGGTCCGGGCGCTGGACGCCGCCGGCGTCGAGATCGTGTCCACGGGCGGCACGGCCTCGAAGATCGCGTCCTTCGGCGTGCCGGTCACCCCGGTCGAGTCGCTGACCGGCTTCCCCGAGTGCCTGGGCGGCCGGGTCAAGACCCTGCACCCGCGGGTTCACGCCGGCCTGCTGGCCGACGGGAACAACCCCTCTCACGTCAAGCAGCTCGAAGAGCTGGAGATCGAGCCGTTCCAGCTTGTCGTGGTCAACCTGTACCCGTTCCAGCAGACGGTGGCCTCCGGCGCCTCGCCCGAGGAGTGCGTCGAGCAGATCGACATCGGCGGGCCCGCGATGATCCGCGCGGCGGCCAAGAACCACGGCACGGTCGCGGTCGTCGTGGACCCGCGCGGGTACGGCGACGTGCTGCGGGCGATCGAGGAGGGCGGTTTCACCGAGCCGCAGCGCCGCCGCCTCGCCGCCCGGGCGTACGCCCACACCGCCGCCTACGACACCGCCGTCGCCTCGTGGTTCGGCGACGTCTACGCCCCCGAGGACGAGGGCTGGCCCACGTTCATGGGCGCGGCCTGGCAGCGGCGCGCCGTCCTGCGCTACGGCGAGAACCCGCACCAGGGGGCCGCGCTGTACTCGGGCTCGGAGGACGGCCTGGCGAACGCCGAGCAGTTGCACGGCAAGGAGATGTCCTACAACAACTACCTGGACGCCGACGCCGCCTGGCGCGCGGTGTGGGACTTCCCCGAGCCGGCCGTCGCGGTCATCAAGCACGCCAACCCCTGCGGGCTGGCCGTCGGCGCCGACGTCGTCGAGGCGCACCGCAAGGCGCACGACTGTGACCCGCTGTCGGCGTACGGCGGGGTGATCGCCGTCAACCGCGAGGTCACCGGCGCGCTCGCCGAGCAGATCGCGCCGATCTTCACCGAGGTCGTGGTCGCTCCCGAGTTCAGCCAGGAGGCCCTGGCGGTACTGACGACCAAGAAGAACATCCGGCTGCTGCGCTGCCCGTCCGGGCCGTCCAACACCGCCGAGTTCCGCCGCGTCGACGGCGGGCTGCTCGTCCAGACGGTCGACCGCGTGAACGCCCCCGGCGACGACCCCGCCACCTGGGAGCTGAAGGCCGGCGCTCCGGCGTCGCCCGAGGTGCTGGCCGACCTGGCCTTCGCGTGGAAGTCCTGCCGGTCGGTGAAGTCCAACGCGATCCTGCTCGCCGCGGACGGCGCGACGGTCGGGGTCGGCATGGGCCAGGTCAACCGGGTCGACTCCGCGCGCCTGGCCGTGTCCCGGGCGGGGGAGCGGGCCGCGGGCGCGGTGGGCGCCTCGGACGCCTACTTCCCGTTCCCCGACGGCCTTCAGGTGCTCATCGACGCCGGGGTGAAGGCCGTGGTCGAGCCGGGCGGGTCGATCCGCGACGAAGAGGTGATCGAGGCCGCCACCAAGGCCGGCATCACCTTGTACTTCACCGGCACACGCCACTTCTTCCACTGA
- the purN gene encoding phosphoribosylglycinamide formyltransferase produces the protein MSARLVVLVSGSGTNLQAIMDAAADEGYGARVVAVGADRDDIEGLARARRAGLPTFVVKVADHPTREDWDEALCARIAEHRPDLVVSAGFMKILGPRVLRAFTVVNTHPALLPAFPGAHAVPQALAYGVRVTGCTVHLVDAGVDTGPVIAQEPVTVEDGDDERSLHERIKVVERRLLVDVVGRMARHGWTLTGRHVRLGVPAGDGGQ, from the coding sequence CTGTCGGCTCGGCTCGTGGTCCTCGTCTCCGGTTCAGGGACCAACCTACAGGCCATCATGGACGCCGCCGCTGACGAAGGCTATGGCGCCCGCGTCGTCGCGGTCGGCGCCGACCGCGACGACATCGAGGGCCTGGCCCGCGCGCGTCGTGCGGGCCTGCCCACCTTCGTAGTCAAGGTGGCCGACCACCCGACCCGGGAGGACTGGGACGAGGCCCTGTGCGCGCGCATCGCCGAGCACCGGCCCGATCTGGTGGTGTCCGCCGGGTTCATGAAGATCCTCGGCCCGCGCGTGCTCCGGGCGTTCACCGTCGTCAACACCCACCCGGCCCTGCTGCCCGCGTTCCCCGGCGCCCACGCGGTGCCGCAGGCACTGGCGTACGGGGTGCGCGTCACCGGCTGCACGGTGCATCTGGTGGACGCGGGCGTGGACACCGGCCCGGTGATCGCGCAGGAGCCCGTGACCGTGGAGGATGGGGACGACGAGCGGTCCCTCCACGAGCGCATCAAGGTCGTCGAGCGCCGCCTGCTCGTCGACGTCGTCGGCCGCATGGCCAGGCACGGCTGGACGCTCACCGGTCGTCACGTCCGCCTTGGCGTACCGGCGGGCGACGGCGGACAGTAG
- a CDS encoding UBP-type zinc finger domain-containing protein — protein MSVCTHLELLRDVEPRTDLGCEDCLASGGRWVHLRTCLTCGHVGCCDSSPNRHASRHAAGVGHPIAESFEPGEDWAWCFADQVLFEPSPSGKGIRAHV, from the coding sequence GTGAGCGTCTGCACACACCTCGAACTGCTGCGCGACGTCGAGCCGCGCACCGACCTCGGCTGCGAGGACTGCCTGGCCAGCGGGGGCCGCTGGGTCCACCTGCGGACCTGCCTCACCTGCGGTCACGTCGGCTGCTGCGACTCCTCGCCGAACCGCCACGCCTCCCGGCACGCCGCCGGAGTGGGCCACCCCATCGCCGAGTCCTTCGAGCCCGGCGAGGACTGGGCGTGGTGCTTCGCCGACCAGGTGCTCTTCGAGCCCTCCCCCAGCGGCAAGGGCATCCGCGCGCACGTGTAG